CGATCGAGACCGGCGCGATCGGCCCGAGCGTGTCGACGATCTGCCGCCGGGTCCAGGCGACGGACACCTGGCTCCGAAGCTCGTCGTCGCGATCGAGCACCTCGGGGAGCGCGACGCCGACCGCCACCGGCGCCGCACCGGCGGTCAGCTCGCGGCAACGCTGCTCGATCGATGCCAGCAATCCGTCGGAGTCACCCGCGTCCCGGTTCTCGATCCGGTCGGACCGGCGGATCGTGCCATCGGCCTCGACGAGCGCGAGCGCCGTCTTGGTCCCTCCGACGTCGATCCCGATGGCGGCCGGCCTCACAGGTCCGAGGACTCCCCCGGCGCCGCCTCGCCGAGATAGGTCGGGGCGACCCCGAAGGTGAACCTCGCGACCCGCTCGGTCTGGTTGGAGAGCACGTACGGAGCGCCGGCCGGCACGTAGAAGCCGTCGCCGACGCCCATGTGGAACCAACCGTTCCCGGGCCCGGGAACGTCCAGCTCGGGCACCCACAGGCTGACCCGTCCCTCGAGCACGTACCCGGCGAGGTCGCCCGCGTGTCGGCGCGGATCGCTGCGCTGCCCCGCGCGCAGCTCGACCCACCCCGACGTCAGCCGTTCGGTGCTCCGCCAGATGCCCACCAGGATCGGATGTTCCTCACCCTCCATGCGCCACATGACGTCGGAGGTCCGCAGCACCCGCATCGTGTGGCTCGCCGCGGCCTCGGCCCGTGCGTCGGGCCACCGCTCGAGCCACTCGTCGATCACGTAGGTCACACGATCGAGGTAGGGCCG
This Actinomycetota bacterium DNA region includes the following protein-coding sequences:
- a CDS encoding cupin domain-containing protein; translation: MSVSHPSRLVMREPGAIPAADAVLKLWGDDESGHVNDEIFVSSERIQQMRFTMPPGARFTHSATHRTDMGADEIYHVLGGRLVLANPETGEVHVVEAGEAVAFGRDTWHHGFSQGDEMLDVLQYFAPPPSTGSSQPYAKTRPYLDRVTYVIDEWLERWPDARAEAAASHTMRVLRTSDVMWRMEGEEHPILVGIWRSTERLTSGWVELRAGQRSDPRRHAGDLAGYVLEGRVSLWVPELDVPGPGNGWFHMGVGDGFYVPAGAPYVLSNQTERVARFTFGVAPTYLGEAAPGESSDL